One window from the genome of Luteithermobacter gelatinilyticus encodes:
- the rlmH gene encoding 23S rRNA (pseudouridine(1915)-N(3))-methyltransferase RlmH — protein MQIHIIAVGRLKKGPELDLVREYVKRTPWPVTITEVEEKRPVKGTERLMREAELILSALSRLRSGSSPIIALDERGKNMRSTDFAAHIAQWRDSGHNTLTFLIGGADGFAPEIREQADLKLSFGAMTWPHMMVRLMLCEQIYRASTILAGHPYHRE, from the coding sequence ATGCAGATTCATATTATCGCCGTGGGGCGTTTGAAAAAAGGTCCTGAGCTGGACCTGGTCCGGGAATATGTCAAACGCACCCCGTGGCCGGTCACCATCACCGAAGTGGAGGAAAAGCGCCCCGTCAAGGGAACGGAACGGCTGATGCGGGAAGCGGAGCTGATTCTCAGTGCGCTTTCCCGTCTAAGAAGCGGATCTTCCCCGATCATTGCCCTGGATGAACGGGGCAAAAATATGCGCAGCACCGACTTCGCAGCACACATTGCCCAGTGGCGGGACAGCGGGCACAACACCCTCACCTTTTTGATTGGCGGCGCCGATGGCTTTGCCCCCGAAATTCGGGAGCAGGCCGACCTTAAACTGTCCTTCGGGGCCATGACCTGGCCGCATATGATGGTGCGCCTGATGTTGTGTGAGCAGATTTACCGGGCCTCAACCATTCTTGCGGGCCACCCTTATCACAGGGAGTGA